A window of Mercenaria mercenaria strain notata chromosome 16, MADL_Memer_1, whole genome shotgun sequence contains these coding sequences:
- the LOC123540432 gene encoding myosin regulatory light chain 12B-like, with amino-acid sequence MSSMKSRRKKGGRVQRLTSNVFAMFDQAQIQEFKEAFNMIDQNRDGYVDKDDLQDVMVSLGKDPSDDYLEKMIAEAPGPINFTMFLTLFGDKLNGTDPEDVIRNAFACFDDRHSGYLPEEYLRECLMSMGDRWSEDMVDELFHGAPIKEGRFDYNEFTRTLKHGSRDKKDDDIPDIKPDTQKTPPEVPPKPSKA; translated from the exons ATGTCTAGCATGAAATCTCGCCGCAAGAAGGGTGGGCGTGTCCAGAGACTGACGTCAAATGTATTCGCAATGTTTGATCAGGCACAGATACAAGAATTCAAG GAAGCGTTCAACATGATAGACCAGAACAGAGATGGTTATGTCGACAAAGATGATCTGCAAGATGTAATGGTGTCTTTAG GAAAAGATCCCTCTGACGATTATTTAGAGAAGATGATAGCGGAAGCTCCGGGACCAATTAACTTTACAATGTTCCTTACTTTGTTTGGTGACAAGCTGAATGGAACAGACCCGGAAGACGTCATTCGGAACGCCTTTGCCTGCTTTGATGACAGGCATTCTG GTTATCTTCCGGAGGAATATCTTCGCGAGTGCCTTATGTCGATGGGAGATCGATGGTCAGAAGACATGGTAGATGAGCTCTTTCACGGTGCTCCAATCAAAGAAGGTCGCTTTGACTACAACGAATTCACGCGCACACTGAAACATGGGTCACGTGATAAGAAAGATGACGACATACCGGATATAAAGCCAGACACGCAGAAGACACCACCGGAAGTGCCACCAAAACCTTCGaaagcataa
- the LOC123539964 gene encoding complement C1q-like protein 4, producing MATFLFGILLITCLGNTRSETDCVSEKRFNELEEIIRVKFEDLKNENNELKEKLLALETKLEYYESHRKESPADQDILDEINTPVDESVTDIRNRINRGIESKTISGKLKRQESTNIAFYTYLGGKRCYGNHETFVYDVVETNVGNGYNSRDGIFDVPVTGVYVFTATLVPDFHQHLQAEIIVDGVVKGIIFTDSEEINDIHQASTSIIVHVNAGDHVYIRRGRSNSCNVISDTTLVRTTFAGWLLF from the exons ATGGCGACATTTCTTTTTGGAATATTGCTAATTACGTGTTTAGGCAACACTAGAAGTGAAACTGACTGCGTGTCTGAAAAGAGGTTTAATGAACTTGAAGAAATTATCCGCGTAAAGTTTGAGgacttaaaaaatgaaaataatgaactGAAAGAGAAATTGCTGGCTCTTGAAACGAAACTTGAATATTATGAAAGTCATAGAAAGGAATCTCCTGCTGATCAAGATATTCTAGATGAAATTAACACTCCTGTAGACGAGAGTGTTACTGACATCCGCAACAGAATCAACCGAGGCATTGAGTCTAAAACCATATCTGGTAAACTCAAAC GACAAGAGTCAACAAACATCGCATTTTACACCTACCTAGGCGGAAAGCGCTGCTATGGAAACCATGAAACATTTGTTTATGACGTTGTG GAAACTAACGTCGGCAATGGTTACAATTCTCGGGACGGGATATTTGACGTTCCTGTGACAGGGGTGTATGTCTTTACTGCGACCCTGGTGCCTGATTTCCACCAGCACCTTCAAGCAGAGATCATAGTTGACGGTGTAGTAAAGGGAATCATTTTCACAGATTCTGAAGAAATTAACGATATTCATCAAGCAAGCACCTCCATTATCGTGCATGTCAACGCCGGGGACCACGTCTATATCCGACGCGGTAGAAGCAATTCGTGTAATGTCATCAGTGACACTACGTTGGTAAGAACTACTTTCGCTGGATGGCTGCTTTTCTAA
- the LOC123541408 gene encoding uncharacterized protein LOC123541408 → MATFLFGILLITYLGYTSCENCVSERRFIELEEIIRVKFEELKNENHELKEKMMALETKLEFYESQRKESPPDQDIPDEINTPVDESVTDIRNRINRVIESRTISGKLKRYSSSLIDCCMILFNCLMNYIYFVAGQGSENVAFYAYLSGKRCYGNHETIIYDVEETNVGNGYSSRDGIFDAPVTGVYVFTLTLVPDFYKYVQAEIIVNGAVKGNIFADSEEIHDMHPASTTIVVHLNAGDHVYVRRGTNCDCDVISDTAHARSNFAGWLLF, encoded by the exons ATGGCGACGTTTCTTTTTGGAATATTGCTAATTACATATTTAGGCTACACAAGTTGTGAAAACTGCGTGTCTGAAAGAAGGTTTATTGAACTTGAGGAAATTATCCGCGTGAAGTTTGaggaattaaaaaatgaaaatcatgaaCTGAAAGAGAAAATGATGGCTCTTGAAACGAAACTTGAATTTTATGAAAGTCAAAGAAAGGAATCTCCTCCTGATCAAGATATTCCAGATGAAATTAACACTCCTGTAGACGAGAGTGTTACTGACATCCGCAACAGAATCAACCGAGTCATTGAGTCTAGAACCATATCTGGTAAACTGAAAC GCTACAGCAGTTCTCTAATAGATTgttgtatgattttatttaactGTCTAATG aattatatttattttgttgcagGACAAGGGTCAGAAAACGTTGCATTTTATGCGTACTTAAGCGGGAAGCGTTGCTATGGAAACCACGAAACAATCATTTATGACGTTGAG GAAACTAACGTCGGCAATGGTTATAGTTCTCGGGATGGAATATTTGACGCTCCTGTGACAGGTGTATACGTCTTTACTCTAACTCTGGTTCCTGATTTCTACAAGTACGTTCAAGCAGAAATCATCGTCAATGGTGCTGTAAAGGGCAACATTTTTGCAGATTCTGAAGAAATCCACGATATGCATCCAGCAAGCACGACCATTGTTGTGCATCTCAATGCCGGTGACCATGTCTACGTCAGACGTGGAACGAATTGCGATTGTGACGTCATTAGTGACACTGCACATGCAAGAAGTAATTTCGCGGGATGGCTACTTTTCTAA